GATGTCCCAAAATTCACCAGCTTCAGTTTCAGCAGTACCAGTCATACCAGAAAGCTTGTTATACATTCTGAAGTAGTTTTGAAGTGTGATGGTAGCAAAAGTTTGTGTTGCAGCTTCAATCTTTACATTCTCTTTAGCTTCAATAGCTTGGTGAAGACCGTCAGAATAACGTCTTCCGTCCATGATACGTCCAGTTTGTTCGTCAACAATTTTTACTTTGTTGTCCATTAATACATACTCTACGTCTTTTTCGAATAGGGTATAGGCTTTTAATAATTGATTAACTGAATGTATTCTTTCGCTTTTTATGGAGTAATCTCTCATAAAAGCTTCTTTTTTGATGAGCTTATCTTTTTCGTTTAGTTCTGTTTTTTCGAGGTCTGCAATTTCTGAGCCTACATCTGGCATAATAAAGAATCTGCTGTCGTCGGTACTGCTTGTAATAAGGTCAATTCCTTTATCGGTAAGCTCAATAGAATTGTGTTGCTCATCAATAACAAAAAACAATTCTTCATCAACTTTTGGCATTTCTTTGCCTTGGTCTTGCATGTAAAAATTCTCTGTTTTTTGAAGAAGTGCTCTCACACCATCTTCACTAAGGAATTTTATTAAGGCTTTATTTTTTGGTAAGCCTCTGTATGCTCTGAGTAATTTAAAGCCACCTTCTTTGTTGTCGCCTTCTTTTATGAGTTTTTTAGCGTCTGCTAAAACTGTATTAATAAATTTCTTTTGAGCATCAACCAGAGAACTTATTTTATGTTTTAGTTCATTAAATTCATGCTTGTCGCCTGTTGGTGTTGGCCCTGAGATTATAAGTGGTGTTCTAGCATCATCGATTAGGACTGAATCGACCTCATCTACAATAGCATAGTTATGTGGACGTTGTACTAAATCTTGTGGACGCCTAGCCATATTATCTCTAAGGTAATCGAAGCCAAATTCGTTATTTGTTCCGTATGTAATATCAGCTAAATATGCATTTCTTCTGTCTTCTGAGTTCGGCTGATGCCTGTCTATGCAGTCAATAGATAATCCGTGAAATTGGTATAAAGGCCCCATCCATTCGCAGTCTCTTTTGGCGAGGTAATCGTTTACTGTTACAAGGTGAACACCTTTGCCAGAAAGGGCATTTAAATATACAGGTAAGGTTGCTGAAAGCGTTTTTCCTTCACCAGTTTGCATTTCAGCGATTTTACCAGAGTGAAGTACGTATCCGCCAATTAACTGCACATCGTAATGAACCATGTCCCAAACGATTTCATTTCCTGCTGCTATCCATTTATTGTGATAAATGGCTTTCTCACCTGTTATTTCAACATTGCCGTATGAAGCAGCAAGGTCTTTGTCAAAATCATTGGCAGTAACTTCGATATTTCCATTAGAAAATCGTTGGGCTGTTTCTTTTATGACGGCGAAGGCTTCTGGTAAAATTTGTTCTAGAATTTCTTCAGTTTTTTCAACAACACTCTTTTCAAGTGTATCTATTTCAGTATAAATGGTTTCCTTTTGCTGAAGCTCTATATCTGTACTTTCGGCCTTTTCTTTAAGAGAGTCAATTTCTTTGTAAGTGTCTTTAGTAGCGTCTTCAATTTGTTGTTTGAAGGTGGCTGTTTTGGTTCTTAGCTCATCATTACTAAGAGATTGAATAGAAGGGTATACGCTTTTGATTTTTTCAATAATAGGATTGATTTCTTTTAAATCTTTATCGTATTTGTTTCCAAAAACCTTAGTAGCAAAATCAAATATTCCCATTACTTAAATTTAAGATGTGTTACAATCAGCAAATTTACTTTTTTTTTGAGGGATTGCTCGCTTATTAGCATAAAAAAAGCCGCTTTTAGCGGCTTGATAATGTTAGTACTCATCTTCATTAAAGAAGAAGTCGTCTTTATCTGGATAGTCTGGCCAAATATCTTCAATTGAATCAAACATTTCTCCGTCGTCTTCAAGTTCTTGAAGGTTTTCTACAACTTCCATTGGTGCACCAGAGCGAATAGCAAAATCAATTAACTCATCTTTGTTCGCTGGCCAAGGCGCGTCTTCTAATTTTGAGGCTAATTCTAATGTCCAATACATATCTAAAATTTTTGCAAATGTAATTTTTTTAGCGAAATAGACAAGAATTTTTTTATTTACCTGAAATCCATGGGATTTCTTTCGCATTCAGATTTTTAGACAGATATCTGCTCAATACAAATAGATAGTCAGAGAGTCTATTGAGGTATTTTAGAATTATTTCAAATTGTAATACGTCTTCACCAATTTGGATGGTTAATCGTTCTGCTCGCCTACATACACACCTAGCTATATGGCAAAATGACACTGTAGTGTGACCGCCTGGCAATATGAATGACCGCATTTCTGGTAATGACCCATTCATTTTATCAATTTCGTTTTCTAGCTGGCTTACATCTTTTTCATCTATAAAGGGTAATTTCATTTTGTTGTTACCATCTTGGTTAGCGAGTAAAGCACCAATGGTGAAAAGTTTATTTTGAATTGTGATAATAAGTTCTTGAGTTTCCTTATCAACACTTTGGTCTCTTAGTAAGCCCATGTACGAATTTAGTTCGTCAACAGTTCCATAAGCATCAATTCTTTCGTGATTTTTAGGTACTCTTTTTCCTCCTATTAGTTGAGTAGTTCCTTTATCGCCTTTTTTCGTGTACACTTTCAT
The window above is part of the Flavobacteriales bacterium genome. Proteins encoded here:
- the secA gene encoding preprotein translocase subunit SecA, yielding MGIFDFATKVFGNKYDKDLKEINPIIEKIKSVYPSIQSLSNDELRTKTATFKQQIEDATKDTYKEIDSLKEKAESTDIELQQKETIYTEIDTLEKSVVEKTEEILEQILPEAFAVIKETAQRFSNGNIEVTANDFDKDLAASYGNVEITGEKAIYHNKWIAAGNEIVWDMVHYDVQLIGGYVLHSGKIAEMQTGEGKTLSATLPVYLNALSGKGVHLVTVNDYLAKRDCEWMGPLYQFHGLSIDCIDRHQPNSEDRRNAYLADITYGTNNEFGFDYLRDNMARRPQDLVQRPHNYAIVDEVDSVLIDDARTPLIISGPTPTGDKHEFNELKHKISSLVDAQKKFINTVLADAKKLIKEGDNKEGGFKLLRAYRGLPKNKALIKFLSEDGVRALLQKTENFYMQDQGKEMPKVDEELFFVIDEQHNSIELTDKGIDLITSSTDDSRFFIMPDVGSEIADLEKTELNEKDKLIKKEAFMRDYSIKSERIHSVNQLLKAYTLFEKDVEYVLMDNKVKIVDEQTGRIMDGRRYSDGLHQAIEAKENVKIEAATQTFATITLQNYFRMYNKLSGMTGTAETEAGEFWDIYELDVVVIPTNRPIQRDDKEDKVYKTAREKYNAVIEEIVELSKQGRPILVGTTSVEISELLSRLLTMKNIKHNVLNAKLHQKEADIVAEAGKAGNVTIATNMAGRGTDIKLSNEVKGNGGLAIIGTERHDSRRVDRQLRGRAGRQGDPGSSQFFVSLEDNLMRLFGSDRIAKMMDRMGLEEGEVIQHSMITKSIERAQKKVEENNFGIRKRLLEYDDVMNAQRTVIYKKRKHALFGDRLAVDIDNMIYDTCESIATEYQSIQDFDGFKLELIRFLSIECPVDEEDFKQLTSDQLTEKIYQASIENYKIKNSVIGKKTYPVIKDVFEKQSGTYENIVIPFTDGLKTLQVVTNLKEAYETEGGNIPLSIEKGVTLTIIDSSWKENLRELDDLKQSVQNATYEQKDPLLIYKFESFNLFKQMMEQVNKDIVSFLTKANLPEQTNVKQEQQQSQENLQTGRQDIGGGGSNQGSKPKPKVQPVRVEQKVGRNEPCPCGSGKKFKQCHGK
- a CDS encoding cob(I)yrinic acid a,c-diamide adenosyltransferase, which gives rise to MKVYTKKGDKGTTQLIGGKRVPKNHERIDAYGTVDELNSYMGLLRDQSVDKETQELIITIQNKLFTIGALLANQDGNNKMKLPFIDEKDVSQLENEIDKMNGSLPEMRSFILPGGHTTVSFCHIARCVCRRAERLTIQIGEDVLQFEIILKYLNRLSDYLFVLSRYLSKNLNAKEIPWISGK
- a CDS encoding DUF2795 domain-containing protein, which gives rise to MYWTLELASKLEDAPWPANKDELIDFAIRSGAPMEVVENLQELEDDGEMFDSIEDIWPDYPDKDDFFFNEDEY